From Mustela erminea isolate mMusErm1 chromosome 1, mMusErm1.Pri, whole genome shotgun sequence, a single genomic window includes:
- the SH2D3A gene encoding SH2 domain-containing protein 3A isoform X2, whose translation MQVLQDGEDLASQPWYHGPLSRQKAEALLQQDGDFLVRASGARAGRPVISCRWQGSALHFEVLHVALRPRPGRPSALFQLEDEWFPSLPSLVRSYVTGRRPLSRATGAVASRPVIRQGPIRRSFSEDTLLESPARSELPRARKWSDSQPAGLEHMGRSREDHSEPGASAVPMCALPRMGSDPGLLKTPPPLGSVVDSLRASDGQLHAKAPIKPPRTPSLVLQEASERPPTYCELVPRVPSAQGTPLGHTGPETEAPWWEASEEEEEEENRSFARPEAEISFWPPNNPFCLLGPQNRPLEPRVLSTLRDLFLEHHPGSTALHLLLVDCQATGLLGVTKAQRCAMGVASGLELLTLPHGHRLRLELLERHEALALAGALAVLGCAGPLEERAATLRGLVELALALRPGAAGDLPGLAAVMGALLMPQVSRLERTWRQLRRSHTEAALAFEQELKPLMRALDEGAGPCEPGEVALPHVAPAVRLLEGEELPGPLDESCERLLRTLHRARQVARDAPKFREAAARRLRGLL comes from the exons ATGCAGGTGCTACAGGATGGAGAGGACCTTGCCAGCCAGCCCTGGTACCACGGCCCCCTGTCCCGTCAG AAGGCTGAGGCCCTCCTGCAGCAAGACGGGGACTTCTTGGTTCGAGCCTCCGGGGCCCGGGCGGGCCGCCCCGTCATCTCCTGCCGCTGGCAGGGCTCAGCGCTGCACTTCGAGGTGCTCCACGTGGCCCTGCGTCCCCGGCCGGGCCGACCCTCAGCCCTCTTCCAGCTGGAGGATGAATGGTTCCCAAGCCTGCCCTCCCTGGTCCGCAGCTATGTGACCGGGCGGCGCCCACTGTCCCGGGCCACAGGGGCTGTGGCCTCCAGACCTGTAATACGGCAAGGACCCATTCGACGCAGTTTTAGTGAGGACACCCTCCTAGAGAGTCCAGCTCGGTCAGAGCTGCCCAG GGCTAGGAAGTGGAGTGACAGTCAGCCCGCAGGTTTGGAGCACATGGGGCGGTCAAGAGAAGACCACTCTGAACCAG GAGCCTCCGCTGTGCCCATGTGCGCCCTCCCTCGGATGGGTAGTGACCCCGGGCTGCTGAAGACCCCGCCTCCTCTGGGGTCCGTTGTTGACAGCCTCAGAGCCTCCGATGGGCAGCTTCATGCCAAGGCACCAATCAAGCCACCTCGAACACCCTCACTGGTGCTGCAGGAGGCATCTGAACGCCCCCCAACATACTGTGAGCTGGTGCCCCGAGTGCCCAGTGCCCAAGGAACCCCCCTGGGCCACACAGGCCCAGAGACAGAGGCCCCATGGTGGGAAgccagtgaggaggaggaggaggaagagaacagaagTTTTGCAAGACCCGAGGCCGAGATCTCTTTCTGGCCCCCTAACAACCCCTTCTGCCTGCTGGGCCCCCAGAATCGGCCCCTGGAACCGAGAGTCCTGAGTACTCTCCGTGACCTATTCCTGGAGCACCATCCTGGGAGCACGGCCCTGCACCTATTATTGGTGGACTGCCAG GCTACAGGCCTCCTAGGAGTGACCAAGGCTCAGCGGTGTGCCATGGGGGTCGCCTCTGGCCTGGAGCTGCTCACACTTCCCCATGGGCATCGCTTGAGGTTGGAACTTCTGGAAAG ACACGAGGCGCTGGCGCTGGCCGGGGCGTTGGCGGTGCTGGGCTGCGCGGGGCCGCTGGAGGAGCGCGCGGCCACCCTGAGGGGCCTGGTGGAGCTGGCCCTGGCGCTGCGGCCAGGGGCGGCCGGGGACCTGCCTGGACTGGCCGCGGTCATGGGGGCCCTGCTCATGCCCCAG GTGTCCCGGCTGGAACGCACGTGGCGCCAGCTCAGAAGGAGCCACACGGAGGCGGCGCTGGCCTTCGAGCAGGAGCTGAAGCCGCTGATGCGGGCACTGGATGAGGGCGCGG GCCCCTGCGAGCCGGGCGAGGTGGCGCTGCCGCACGTGGCACCCGCCGTGCGCCTGCTGGAGGGCGAGGAACTCCCGGGGCCGCTAGACGAGAGCTGCGAGCGGCTGCTGCGCACCCTGCACCGGGCGCGTCAGGTGGCCCGGGATGCGCCCAAGTTCCGTGAGGCAGCAGCCCGGCGCCTACGAG ggCTTCTCTAG
- the SH2D3A gene encoding SH2 domain-containing protein 3A isoform X1, translating into MQVLQDGEDLASQPWYHGPLSRQKAEALLQQDGDFLVRASGARAGRPVISCRWQGSALHFEVLHVALRPRPGRPSALFQLEDEWFPSLPSLVRSYVTGRRPLSRATGAVASRPVIRQGPIRRSFSEDTLLESPARSELPRARKWSDSQPAGLEHMGRSREDHSEPGASAVPMCALPRMGSDPGLLKTPPPLGSVVDSLRASDGQLHAKAPIKPPRTPSLVLQEASERPPTYCELVPRVPSAQGTPLGHTGPETEAPWWEASEEEEEEENRSFARPEAEISFWPPNNPFCLLGPQNRPLEPRVLSTLRDLFLEHHPGSTALHLLLVDCQATGLLGVTKAQRCAMGVASGLELLTLPHGHRLRLELLERHEALALAGALAVLGCAGPLEERAATLRGLVELALALRPGAAGDLPGLAAVMGALLMPQVSRLERTWRQLRRSHTEAALAFEQELKPLMRALDEGAGPCEPGEVALPHVAPAVRLLEGEELPGPLDESCERLLRTLHRARQVARDAPKFREAAARRLRGFRPNPQLREALTTGFVQRLLWGSRGVGAPQAARLEKFQRVLSVLSQRLEPDV; encoded by the exons ATGCAGGTGCTACAGGATGGAGAGGACCTTGCCAGCCAGCCCTGGTACCACGGCCCCCTGTCCCGTCAG AAGGCTGAGGCCCTCCTGCAGCAAGACGGGGACTTCTTGGTTCGAGCCTCCGGGGCCCGGGCGGGCCGCCCCGTCATCTCCTGCCGCTGGCAGGGCTCAGCGCTGCACTTCGAGGTGCTCCACGTGGCCCTGCGTCCCCGGCCGGGCCGACCCTCAGCCCTCTTCCAGCTGGAGGATGAATGGTTCCCAAGCCTGCCCTCCCTGGTCCGCAGCTATGTGACCGGGCGGCGCCCACTGTCCCGGGCCACAGGGGCTGTGGCCTCCAGACCTGTAATACGGCAAGGACCCATTCGACGCAGTTTTAGTGAGGACACCCTCCTAGAGAGTCCAGCTCGGTCAGAGCTGCCCAG GGCTAGGAAGTGGAGTGACAGTCAGCCCGCAGGTTTGGAGCACATGGGGCGGTCAAGAGAAGACCACTCTGAACCAG GAGCCTCCGCTGTGCCCATGTGCGCCCTCCCTCGGATGGGTAGTGACCCCGGGCTGCTGAAGACCCCGCCTCCTCTGGGGTCCGTTGTTGACAGCCTCAGAGCCTCCGATGGGCAGCTTCATGCCAAGGCACCAATCAAGCCACCTCGAACACCCTCACTGGTGCTGCAGGAGGCATCTGAACGCCCCCCAACATACTGTGAGCTGGTGCCCCGAGTGCCCAGTGCCCAAGGAACCCCCCTGGGCCACACAGGCCCAGAGACAGAGGCCCCATGGTGGGAAgccagtgaggaggaggaggaggaagagaacagaagTTTTGCAAGACCCGAGGCCGAGATCTCTTTCTGGCCCCCTAACAACCCCTTCTGCCTGCTGGGCCCCCAGAATCGGCCCCTGGAACCGAGAGTCCTGAGTACTCTCCGTGACCTATTCCTGGAGCACCATCCTGGGAGCACGGCCCTGCACCTATTATTGGTGGACTGCCAG GCTACAGGCCTCCTAGGAGTGACCAAGGCTCAGCGGTGTGCCATGGGGGTCGCCTCTGGCCTGGAGCTGCTCACACTTCCCCATGGGCATCGCTTGAGGTTGGAACTTCTGGAAAG ACACGAGGCGCTGGCGCTGGCCGGGGCGTTGGCGGTGCTGGGCTGCGCGGGGCCGCTGGAGGAGCGCGCGGCCACCCTGAGGGGCCTGGTGGAGCTGGCCCTGGCGCTGCGGCCAGGGGCGGCCGGGGACCTGCCTGGACTGGCCGCGGTCATGGGGGCCCTGCTCATGCCCCAG GTGTCCCGGCTGGAACGCACGTGGCGCCAGCTCAGAAGGAGCCACACGGAGGCGGCGCTGGCCTTCGAGCAGGAGCTGAAGCCGCTGATGCGGGCACTGGATGAGGGCGCGG GCCCCTGCGAGCCGGGCGAGGTGGCGCTGCCGCACGTGGCACCCGCCGTGCGCCTGCTGGAGGGCGAGGAACTCCCGGGGCCGCTAGACGAGAGCTGCGAGCGGCTGCTGCGCACCCTGCACCGGGCGCGTCAGGTGGCCCGGGATGCGCCCAAGTTCCGTGAGGCAGCAGCCCGGCGCCTACGAG gaTTCCGGCCGAACCCGCAGCTGAGGGAGGCCCTGACCACAGGCTTCGTGCAGAGGCTCCTCTGGGGAAGCCGAGGAGTCGGGGCGCCACAAGCCGCACGTCTAGAGAAGTTCCAGCGCGTCCTCAGTGTCCTTTCACAGCGCCTGGAGCCGGATGTTTGA